A portion of the Malania oleifera isolate guangnan ecotype guangnan chromosome 3, ASM2987363v1, whole genome shotgun sequence genome contains these proteins:
- the LOC131152201 gene encoding L-gulonolactone oxidase 3 → MGHRRVLSCHQTSPLIQNSVVYAANSHVHAFLLFPGQGILPDCHFPSKHCLYITSANNIRSPTYPKSSLPFEASFMENVGRLLCSILLLIRGSSLSPSHAMPPPNPVQCDGTGCTLYNAYGVWGDRNDCHVPSVTYPATEEELREAVAYAVQKKINVKVVTRFSHTIPKLACPSGNSILISTEKYNSNIEVDAANLAVTADAGVGLRELIDKVEEAGLSLVASPYWEGVSVGGLISTGSHGSSWWGKGGAVHDHVIGLSLVVPARESEGYAKIIRLEAQDPLLNAAKVSLGLLGAISKVKLSLEPGFKRSITNNFTDDAHIEEEFMGHAHKHEFADITWYPSRHTAVYRYDDRVSSTTRGDGVNDFIGFQSNPILASVAVRASEKAMENTRNAKGKCIMAATVVGYKKLVANGLKNSLIFTGYPVVGRQGKMQTSGSCLYSPAARIDTSCAWDPRIKGLFFYETTAIFPSTKFRDFIADVKKLRDQNPENFCGVDVYNGFLIRFIKASGAYLGQSEDSVVVDFNYYRAENGSDPRMSEDVWEEVEQMAFFKHGARPHWGKNRKVAFIGVQRKYGGLGKFIAAKKGLDPANVFSSVWSDELVFGKEAERGDGCALEGECVCSEDRHCSPTRGYFCKPGLVYEDARVCRHSPPQDR, encoded by the exons ATGGGCCACCGCAGGGTTCTTTCCTGCCATCAAACATCACCTTTAATCCAAAATTCCGTAGTGTACGCAGCCAATAGCCATGTGCACGCCTTCCTCTTGTTTCCAGGCCAAGGAATTCTCCCGGACTGTCATTTCCCTTCAAAGCATTGCCTTTATATTACATCAGCCAACAATATAAGATCCCCCACCTACCCAAAATCTTCATTACCCTTCGAGGCTAGCTTCATGGAAAACGTTGGACGGCTCCTTTGCAGTATTCTCCTACTCATCCGGGGTTCAAGCTTATCCCCCAGCCATGCCATGCCCCCACCGAACCCGGTTCAATGTGATGGAACAGGCTGCACCCTTTACAACGCCTATGGTGTGTGGGGAGACCGAAATGACTGTCACGTACCCAGTGTCACGTACCCAGCAACCGAAGAAGAGCTCCGAGAGGCTGTGGCGTATGCAGTCCAAAAAAAGATCAACGTGAAAGTCGTGACCAGATTTTCACACACCATTCCAAAACTGGCCTGCCCTTCTGGGAATTCGATTCTTATAAGTACTGAGAAGTATAATTCTAACATTGAGGTTGATGCGGCCAATCTTGCGGTCACGGCTGATGCTGGAGTGGGGCTGAGGGAGCTGATCGATAAGGTGGAAGAAGCAGGGCTGAGTTTGGTGGCTTCCCCTTATTGGGAGGGAGTGAGTGTTGGGGGACTCATAAGCACTGGATCACATGGGAGCTCTTGGTGGGGAAAGGGAGGAGCTGTTCATGATCATGTCATTGGCCTCAGCCTTGTGGTTCCTGCAAGAGAATCTGAAGGATATGCTAAGATTATAAGGTTAGAAGCTCAGGATCCACTCCTTAATGCAGCAAAAGTGTCATTGGGGTTGTTGGGTGCCATCTCTAAG GTGAAACTCTCACTGGAGCCAGGATTCAAAAGAAGCATAACCAATAACTTCACAGATGATGCCCACATTGAGGAGGAGTTCATGGGCCATGCCCACAAACATGAATTCGCAGACATCACATGGTACCCATCAAGACACACAGCAGTGTACAGATATGATGACAGAGTTTCCTCAACCACCCGAGGGGATGGAGTTAATGACTTCATAGGATTCCAATCCAATCCCATTCTTGCCTCTGTAGCCGTCAGAGCATctg AGAAAGCTATGGAGAACACAAGAAACGCGAAGGGAAAGTGCATAATGGCAGCAACAGTAGTGGGATACAAGAAATTGGTAGCAAACGGATTGAAGAACAGCCTAATCTTCACTGGTTACCCAGTAGTGGGTCGCCAGGGAAAAATGCAGACATCTGGTTCATGCTTATACTCACCTGCGGCGCGCATTGACACCAGCTGCGCCTGGGATCCCAGAATAAAAGGGCTCTTCTTCTACGAAACCACAGCAATATTTCCCTCCACAAAGTTCAGAGATTTCATCGCCGACGTGAAGAAGCTCAGAGACcaaaacccagaaaacttctgcGGCGTGGATGTGTACAATGGATTTCTGATTCGGTTCATTAAGGCATCAGGGGCTTATCTGGGTCAATCCGAGGACTCAGTGGTCGTGGATTTCAACTATTACCGCGCAGAGAATGGTTCAGATCCGAGAATGAGCGAGGATGTGTGGGAAGAGGTGGAGCAGATGGCGTTCTTCAAGCATGGGGCGCGGCCGCACTGGGGGAAGAACAGGAAGGTGGCGTTCATTGGGGTGCAGCGGAAGTATGGCGGCTTGGGTAAGTTCATTGCGGCGAAGAAGGGGTTGGATCCTGCGAATGTGTTTTCCAGTGTTTGGTCTGATGAGCTGGTGTTTGGGAAGGAAGCGGAGAGAGGGGATGGGTGTGCCTTGGAGGGGGAGTGTGTGTGTTCGGAGGACAGGCACTGCAGCCCTACCAGAGGCTACTTCTGCAAACCAGGGCTGGTTTATGAAGATGCCAGAGTTTGCAGGCACTCTCCACCACAAGATAGATGA